The genomic stretch TGGGAATATTGGTAGCCGCACGCTACTTGCGCCGGGGCGTAGACCGCGCCCTGGCTGTCGCGGCATTCGTGTCAGCCGTGTGGGCCCTTGCTATCTTCAGCCAGAGTCTCTGGGGACACCCGGGATTTAACATCCGATACCTGATTGAACTGATTCGGGACGCTGCCTGGATTTACCTGCTGTTTGCACTGCTTAAAGACGGACTGCGGGAGAACAAGCTCGGCGGCAAGCTAAAACGAATCCTCGGCACCAGCGCTGTCATCCTGCTTATTCTGCTGATCAGCACCGGCGTGATTGAGTATTTCGGCAGCGTCGACGCCTCTACCGGCAAGGTAAAACTGCTCGGTCAGATTGGGCTATCGCTGCTGGGCCTTTCGCTGGTGGAACAGATCTGGAGAAATTCTCCCAGCTTCGGCCGCTCCAGCATCAAGTATATCTGCATCGGCGTAGCCACCATCTTTGCCTTCGACTTCTTCATGTATGCCGATGCCCTGCTGTTTGGGCAGGTGGCGGACTCATTCTGGAATGCACGCGGGTTCGTCAACGCCCTGCTTACCCCGCTTTTCGCGGTCAACGTTATCAACACGCGCAAACAGCCTGTTGATTTCCAGCTTTCGCGGTCTGCGGTGTTTCACGCCGGCACCCTGGTATTCGCAGGCGGTTATCTGCTGTTCCTTGCCTTGGGTGGTTACTACGTCCAGGTGCTCGGAGGTGACTGGGGCGAGGCCCTGCAGGTCCTGTTCTTCACCATCTCGCTGGTATTCCTGGTAACGCTTTTGCTGTCGCGCCGGATCCGCGCCAAGCTGATGGTGCGAATCAGCCAGAATTTTTTCGACTATAAATACGACTACCGGGAAGAGTGGCTGAAAATGACCCGGGAACTGGCGGATCTCAGTGATGACCCGCCACTGCCCGAACGTGTTATTCGCATTCTGGCGAGCCTGGTGGAAAGCAATGGTGGCGCTATCTGGCTCAAAGGCGAGCAGGAAGGCTACACTCTGAAAGCGGCCGTCAATCTATCCACCCCCAAGCACACCCTGATTGACAGTGACGCGGAACTGGTGCGTTTCTTCTCACATCGTGAATGGATTGTCGACTTACACGAATACCAATTGGATCCGGTCAGCTATAACCTCCTGGAAATCCCGGACGCCATTACAAAAACCCCGGACGGCTGGCTGGTTATTCCGCTGTATCTGGGCAACGAGCTCTACGGCATGGCGTTGGTCGGCAACCCCTATGCCCGGGTTGTCCTGAACTGGGAGAACTTCGACCTGATCAAGGTGGTCGCCCGCCAGACTTGCAACCTGCTCGCCCAGGCCGATGCGCAAAGCCGCCTTTCCAGAGCCATGCAGTTTGAGGCCGTCAGCAAAGCCTCGGCCTTTATGGTTCACGATCTAAAAACCGTGATCGCCCAGCTGTCGCTTCTGGTGAAGAATGCACCGAAGCATCGGAATAACCCGGCCTTTATTGATGACATGATCAACACCACCGACCATGCCGTGCGGAAAATGTCGAGCCTGGTGGATCATATTCGCCGGCCCGGCACCGATGACGAGGCTCAGCTAAAGCTGATAAATCTTTCCACCCTGATTACAGAGCTCATCGAG from Marinobacter subterrani encodes the following:
- the prsK gene encoding XrtA/PEP-CTERM system histidine kinase PrsK, producing MFNNMDVLSYSLAAITFGLLGILVAARYLRRGVDRALAVAAFVSAVWALAIFSQSLWGHPGFNIRYLIELIRDAAWIYLLFALLKDGLRENKLGGKLKRILGTSAVILLILLISTGVIEYFGSVDASTGKVKLLGQIGLSLLGLSLVEQIWRNSPSFGRSSIKYICIGVATIFAFDFFMYADALLFGQVADSFWNARGFVNALLTPLFAVNVINTRKQPVDFQLSRSAVFHAGTLVFAGGYLLFLALGGYYVQVLGGDWGEALQVLFFTISLVFLVTLLLSRRIRAKLMVRISQNFFDYKYDYREEWLKMTRELADLSDDPPLPERVIRILASLVESNGGAIWLKGEQEGYTLKAAVNLSTPKHTLIDSDAELVRFFSHREWIVDLHEYQLDPVSYNLLEIPDAITKTPDGWLVIPLYLGNELYGMALVGNPYARVVLNWENFDLIKVVARQTCNLLAQADAQSRLSRAMQFEAVSKASAFMVHDLKTVIAQLSLLVKNAPKHRNNPAFIDDMINTTDHAVRKMSSLVDHIRRPGTDDEAQLKLINLSTLITELIEHHQHQAPAPHLEGEMPEAIIKADPEQLRSVLGHLIQNAQDATPPNGDITIALKIAKGNAVLFIQDSGTGMTREFISSQLFKPFESTKGLTGMGIGAYQAREYVRKIGGNIDVTSEPGIGSCFSVRIPLADEKLPTEDFKTKQPVAVSQDPMKSANYLP